In Deinococcus sp. QL22, the following are encoded in one genomic region:
- a CDS encoding histidinol-phosphatase HisJ family protein, whose translation MTLALFDSHMHTPLCGHAAGTPTEYAQAALDAGLSGVCFTDHIPMPAWYDAPWRMRLDQLQEYRESVLVAREAFAGRLEVRLGLEADYHPGTERFVEGVLEAHSWDYVIGSVHYIGAWGFDNPEFVAEYDARDLGSIYRHYYALLEGAARTGLFDALGHLDLPKKFGHRDPDGYAALHALDVVAERGMSLDFNTAGWRKPVREAYPAPDLTRAAAERGIGFVLGSDAHQPQEVGYHFTEALKQIHDVGGRVVNYAGRVRHG comes from the coding sequence ATGACGCTCGCCCTCTTCGATTCGCATATGCACACGCCGCTGTGTGGGCACGCGGCAGGCACGCCCACCGAATACGCGCAGGCGGCGCTGGACGCGGGCCTCAGCGGGGTCTGCTTTACCGACCACATCCCCATGCCCGCGTGGTACGACGCGCCGTGGCGCATGCGGCTGGATCAGTTGCAGGAGTACCGCGAGAGCGTTCTGGTTGCCCGCGAAGCCTTTGCCGGGCGGCTGGAAGTTCGGCTGGGGCTGGAGGCCGACTACCATCCCGGCACTGAGCGCTTTGTCGAAGGCGTGCTGGAGGCGCATTCCTGGGATTACGTGATCGGCAGCGTGCATTACATCGGCGCGTGGGGCTTTGATAATCCGGAGTTTGTGGCCGAGTACGACGCCCGCGATCTGGGCAGCATCTACCGCCACTATTACGCCCTGTTGGAAGGCGCGGCCCGCACGGGACTCTTTGACGCACTGGGGCACCTGGATTTGCCCAAAAAGTTCGGTCACCGCGACCCCGACGGTTACGCGGCCCTGCACGCGCTAGACGTGGTGGCCGAGCGCGGTATGAGTCTGGACTTCAATACGGCAGGCTGGAGAAAACCCGTGCGCGAGGCCTACCCCGCCCCCGACCTGACCCGCGCCGCCGCTGAACGTGGCATTGGCTTCGTGCTGGGCAGCGACGCGCATCAGCCACAGGAGGTGGGCTATCACTTTACCGAGGCGCTGAAACAGATTCATGATGTGGGAGGCCGCGTGGTGAACTACGCGGGGCGGGTGCGACATGGCTAA
- a CDS encoding MBL fold metallo-hydrolase: MLKVDVLGRPAEDNALWATLDGGQGQTRLLLDCGAGTLDAVPFSHLQAVDAVLFSHLHMDHVGGFDTLFRAIFDRPSAATTGNQVWGPPGTARILSHRFRGYWWNHAPELDGVWHVHDVHEQHIHSYRFEAHEAFEVAHDEGQRAHAGLILNTPHFSVEALPLHHHGVSLGYVVREAGRVTVNTGALAELGLKPGAWLAQLKAGAEGMLNVNGVSHDAAALRAHLLQHTPGQSFAYLTDFVLTPAEQERLAPKLAGVQTLYLEAQYLPEDAALAERHQHTTVEQGAALAAAAGVEQLVLLHLSRRYRAERWPEFLAAARAIFPATDFPAGWLGESR, from the coding sequence ATGTTGAAGGTTGATGTATTGGGCCGCCCCGCCGAAGACAACGCGCTGTGGGCCACGCTGGACGGTGGGCAGGGCCAGACCCGCCTGCTGCTGGATTGCGGCGCGGGCACGCTGGACGCCGTGCCGTTCAGTCACCTTCAGGCCGTAGACGCGGTGCTGTTTTCGCATCTCCATATGGATCATGTGGGCGGCTTCGATACGCTGTTTCGGGCCATTTTTGATCGGCCATCAGCGGCAACGACTGGAAATCAGGTATGGGGGCCACCGGGAACGGCCCGCATCCTGTCTCACCGATTCCGGGGCTACTGGTGGAACCATGCCCCCGAACTGGACGGCGTGTGGCATGTCCACGACGTACACGAGCAGCACATTCACTCTTACCGCTTTGAGGCACACGAGGCCTTTGAAGTGGCGCACGATGAGGGCCAGCGGGCACATGCCGGCCTGATTCTGAACACACCGCACTTCAGTGTGGAAGCCTTGCCCCTGCACCATCACGGCGTCAGCCTCGGCTACGTGGTGCGCGAGGCGGGCCGGGTCACGGTGAACACGGGCGCACTGGCCGAACTGGGCCTGAAACCGGGCGCGTGGCTGGCGCAGCTTAAGGCGGGGGCAGAGGGAATGCTAAATGTGAACGGCGTGTCACACGATGCCGCCGCCCTCAGAGCGCACCTGCTTCAGCACACGCCGGGGCAAAGCTTCGCCTACCTCACCGATTTTGTGCTGACGCCTGCCGAACAGGAGCGGCTGGCCCCCAAGCTGGCAGGCGTGCAGACGCTGTACCTGGAGGCCCAGTACCTACCCGAAGATGCGGCGCTGGCCGAGCGGCATCAGCACACCACTGTGGAGCAGGGCGCGGCACTGGCAGCCGCAGCAGGCGTGGAGCAATTGGTATTGCTGCACCTCTCCCGCCGCTACCGTGCCGAGCGTTGGCCCGAATTTTTGGCAGCAGCGCGGGCTATCTTTCCCGCGACTGATTTTCCGGCGGGGTGGCTGGGTGAGTCTAGATAA
- the argF gene encoding ornithine carbamoyltransferase, with protein MSAAELRVVMDTAHSMRRGEWRGVKPLSGLSMALVFEKASLRTRTTFDVGMYQLGGHAITLSNAEIGLGTRERVSDVARNLERWVDGVMGRVYLQQTLHELADHASIPIINGLSDMLHPAQLLADYQTIEQEFGTDLTGRRVVYIGDGNNLANSHIHMGILTGTEVTIVTPVGYEPNGAVLMDAVKRGANVTLTNDLGAIAGADVLYTDVWISMGQEAEADIRRRAFQGYQVTPQMLDTLAPHGIFLHCLPAHYGEETVPEATEHPKSRVFDQAENRLHAQKALMYHLLGATKPRW; from the coding sequence ATGAGCGCCGCTGAACTGCGCGTGGTCATGGATACGGCCCACTCTATGCGCCGGGGCGAGTGGCGCGGTGTGAAACCGTTGTCGGGCCTCAGCATGGCGCTGGTGTTCGAGAAGGCGTCCTTGCGAACCCGCACCACCTTCGACGTGGGCATGTATCAGTTGGGCGGGCACGCGATCACGCTCAGCAACGCCGAAATTGGCCTGGGTACCCGTGAGCGTGTGTCGGATGTGGCCCGCAATCTGGAACGCTGGGTCGACGGCGTGATGGGCCGCGTGTATTTGCAGCAAACCTTGCATGAACTTGCAGACCACGCTTCCATTCCCATCATCAACGGCCTGTCGGACATGCTGCACCCGGCGCAACTGCTGGCCGATTACCAGACCATCGAGCAGGAATTTGGCACCGACCTGACCGGCAGGCGCGTGGTGTACATCGGAGACGGCAACAACCTCGCCAACAGCCACATTCACATGGGCATCCTGACGGGCACAGAGGTCACCATCGTGACTCCGGTGGGCTACGAACCCAACGGCGCAGTCCTGATGGACGCTGTGAAGCGCGGCGCGAACGTGACCCTGACCAACGATTTGGGGGCCATCGCGGGCGCAGACGTGTTGTATACAGACGTGTGGATCAGCATGGGGCAGGAAGCTGAAGCCGATATTCGCCGCCGCGCTTTTCAGGGCTATCAGGTGACGCCGCAAATGCTGGATACCCTCGCGCCACACGGTATTTTCCTGCACTGCCTGCCCGCCCACTACGGTGAGGAAACTGTGCCGGAAGCCACCGAACACCCCAAAAGCCGCGTGTTCGATCAGGCCGAAAACCGTCTGCACGCGCAAAAGGCGTTGATGTATCACCTGTTGGGCGCGACCAAGCCGCGTTGGTAA
- a CDS encoding GNAT family N-acetyltransferase, with protein MPRAAMPPLMLRPLIPADAPALCAYRNDPAVAHYQGWVLPYTLADAEALVAAMQGRTLGQEGWTQVAFADAESGELLGDFAVRGMGQQAELGVTLAPGAQGRGLASEGLRLLLGQLFGSHELHRVYASIDPRNQAAAALLVRAGFRHEGTTRQSYWHRGEWTDDATYGLLHSEWQAHTPQEDNP; from the coding sequence ATGCCCCGCGCCGCCATGCCTCCCCTGATGCTGCGCCCCCTGATTCCCGCCGATGCCCCGGCCCTCTGCGCCTACCGCAACGACCCGGCTGTGGCCCACTATCAGGGCTGGGTGCTGCCCTATACATTGGCTGACGCCGAAGCTCTGGTGGCCGCCATGCAGGGCCGCACGCTGGGGCAAGAGGGATGGACTCAGGTGGCGTTTGCCGATGCCGAATCCGGTGAATTGCTGGGAGATTTCGCCGTGCGGGGCATGGGCCAGCAAGCCGAACTGGGGGTCACGCTGGCCCCCGGTGCACAGGGGCGCGGCCTCGCTTCTGAGGGGCTGAGGCTGTTGCTTGGGCAATTGTTTGGCTCGCACGAGCTGCACCGTGTATACGCCAGTATCGACCCGCGCAATCAGGCCGCCGCTGCCCTGCTCGTTCGCGCCGGGTTCCGGCATGAGGGCACCACCCGCCAGAGCTACTGGCACCGGGGAGAATGGACGGACGACGCCACGTATGGCCTGCTGCACAGCGAGTGGCAAGCACATACTCCGCAGGAGGACAATCCATGA
- the argC gene encoding N-acetyl-gamma-glutamyl-phosphate reductase, whose protein sequence is MTSTFKPTIFIDGEAGTTGLQIRQRLAGRTDLEVLSIDPTRRKDPQARAELLNAADLSILCLHDDAAREAVTLTTNRHARLLDASTAHRVDAGWAFGFPELNGGQAERIRTARFVSNPGCYSTGAIALLAPLTAAGLLPADHPVQIQGYSGYSGGGRALVDAHEQDQSHPMRGEFLSYGLGLDHKHIPEMMRYGGLTRTPIFVPNVGAWAQGMTVTIPLHLEELGISAEQIYTALAAHYTGQQYVRVTPPAENPAILDPQTLNGTNDLELFVYASGNASQTGGRVLLAARLDNLGKGASGAAVQNLNLMLGLDA, encoded by the coding sequence ATGACATCAACTTTCAAACCCACGATTTTTATTGATGGCGAGGCCGGAACCACGGGCCTGCAAATCCGGCAACGGCTGGCGGGACGCACCGATCTAGAGGTGCTGAGCATCGATCCCACCCGCCGCAAGGACCCGCAGGCCCGCGCCGAACTGCTGAACGCCGCTGACCTGAGCATTCTGTGCCTGCACGATGACGCCGCCCGCGAAGCCGTGACCCTGACGACCAACCGGCACGCCCGTCTGCTGGACGCCAGTACTGCCCACCGGGTAGACGCGGGCTGGGCGTTCGGGTTTCCGGAATTGAATGGGGGGCAAGCTGAACGCATACGCACGGCCCGCTTCGTCTCCAATCCTGGCTGCTACAGCACGGGTGCGATTGCGCTGCTGGCTCCCCTCACGGCGGCGGGCCTGCTCCCTGCCGATCATCCGGTGCAGATTCAGGGCTACAGCGGCTACAGTGGTGGGGGCCGCGCCCTCGTCGACGCCCACGAGCAGGATCAGTCCCATCCGATGCGCGGCGAGTTCCTGAGCTACGGCTTAGGCCTGGATCACAAGCACATTCCCGAAATGATGCGTTACGGCGGCCTGACCCGCACGCCCATATTTGTGCCGAACGTGGGCGCGTGGGCGCAGGGCATGACGGTCACCATCCCGCTGCATTTAGAAGAACTGGGCATCAGTGCGGAGCAGATTTATACCGCGCTGGCCGCCCACTACACCGGGCAACAGTACGTGCGGGTTACGCCGCCTGCCGAAAATCCGGCCATCCTAGACCCCCAAACGCTGAACGGCACGAATGATCTGGAATTGTTCGTCTATGCCAGCGGAAACGCCAGCCAGACAGGAGGCCGGGTGCTGCTGGCCGCCCGCCTCGACAACTTGGGCAAGGGGGCCAGCGGAGCCGCCGTGCAGAACCTGAATCTGATGCTTGGGCTGGATGCGTAG
- a CDS encoding shikimate 5-dehydrogenase, with product MKPPINKDTQLCMSLSGRPGNFGTRFHNHLYDALGLDFLYKAFTTTDLPAAIAGIRALGIRGCAVSMPFKEACIPYLDRLDASAAVLQSVNTIVNEGNVLHAYNTDYLAVRQLLTQHHVNPALRFALRGSGGMARAVAFALRDAGFTSGTILARNEAAGRALAHDLATQDSQFVWQPEHWQPQPEEAQLLINVTPIGMAGGPEAGALAFAPAQIAQAQAVMDVVASPAETPLIRAARTHGKPVITGAEVIELQALEQFVLYTGVRPSAEQVQAAAAFARP from the coding sequence ATGAAGCCGCCGATCAACAAGGACACGCAACTGTGCATGAGTCTGTCGGGCCGCCCCGGCAATTTCGGCACACGCTTTCACAACCACCTGTATGACGCGCTGGGCCTCGATTTTCTCTACAAGGCCTTCACCACCACCGATCTACCTGCCGCCATAGCCGGAATCCGGGCGCTGGGCATTCGCGGCTGCGCAGTTTCCATGCCGTTCAAGGAAGCCTGCATTCCGTATCTGGATAGGCTGGATGCTTCTGCCGCCGTGTTGCAATCGGTGAATACCATCGTGAATGAGGGCAACGTGCTGCACGCCTACAACACCGATTACCTGGCGGTGCGGCAGTTGTTGACCCAGCATCATGTAAACCCGGCACTGCGTTTTGCGTTACGTGGGAGCGGCGGCATGGCGCGGGCAGTGGCCTTTGCCCTGCGCGACGCTGGATTTACCTCCGGTACGATTTTGGCCCGCAACGAGGCGGCGGGGCGGGCGTTGGCGCACGATTTAGCGACACAGGACAGCCAATTCGTCTGGCAGCCTGAACACTGGCAACCTCAGCCCGAAGAAGCTCAACTGCTTATCAACGTGACGCCCATCGGCATGGCGGGCGGCCCGGAAGCGGGGGCATTGGCCTTTGCCCCGGCGCAGATTGCACAGGCGCAGGCCGTAATGGATGTGGTGGCCTCTCCCGCTGAAACCCCGCTGATTCGGGCCGCCCGCACACACGGCAAGCCCGTGATTACTGGTGCAGAAGTCATCGAACTTCAGGCGCTGGAACAGTTCGTGCTGTATACGGGGGTGCGTCCCAGCGCCGAGCAGGTGCAGGCCGCCGCCGCTTTTGCACGCCCGTAA
- a CDS encoding DUF2171 domain-containing protein → MTGNDQAMTDSDLQTLDDKAMESLRAQITEHLQVRDINGEHVGTVDHLEGDQIKLTRSGSPDGQHHYVPLTDVRSADEVAVYLSKTREEMMA, encoded by the coding sequence ATGACCGGAAACGACCAAGCCATGACCGACAGCGACCTGCAAACCCTCGACGACAAGGCGATGGAAAGCCTGCGGGCGCAGATCACCGAACACCTGCAGGTCAGAGACATCAATGGCGAGCATGTGGGCACGGTAGATCATCTGGAAGGTGATCAGATCAAGCTGACCAGGAGCGGCAGCCCCGATGGACAGCACCATTACGTGCCACTGACCGATGTTCGCAGCGCCGATGAAGTGGCCGTGTACCTCAGCAAAACGCGAGAGGAAATGATGGCGTAA
- a CDS encoding YegP family protein: MAGKFVVKRSGDQFMFNFHAGNSQIVLTSERYTAKAGAMNGVESVQTNAADSARFVLNDSGLRFSLTARNGQVIGTSETYSSESAARAGMEAVTRAAEGATVDDQT, translated from the coding sequence ATGGCTGGAAAGTTTGTAGTCAAGCGCAGCGGCGATCAATTTATGTTCAATTTTCACGCGGGGAACAGCCAGATCGTGCTGACCAGCGAGCGCTATACCGCCAAAGCCGGGGCAATGAACGGCGTGGAATCGGTGCAGACCAACGCCGCCGACAGCGCCCGCTTCGTGCTGAACGACAGCGGCTTACGCTTTAGCCTGACGGCCCGCAATGGGCAGGTCATCGGCACCAGCGAGACCTATTCCAGCGAAAGTGCCGCCCGCGCAGGCATGGAAGCCGTGACCCGCGCTGCGGAAGGGGCCACGGTAGACGACCAGACCTAG